One part of the Prunus persica cultivar Lovell chromosome G5, Prunus_persica_NCBIv2, whole genome shotgun sequence genome encodes these proteins:
- the LOC18776891 gene encoding flavonoid 3'-monooxygenase, whose translation MWSPWWDASNIEKDGHLMMTRAIFLTISAMAVALFWFMWNWKSSKNPTPPLPSGPRGLPFLGSLPFLGPNLHREFTNLASVYGPIYKLQLGSKLCFVLSSPSLVKQVVRDQDTLFANHDPIIAAQIISYGGTDIAFGSYGPDWRRLRKVFVSHVMSKGNLDACYALRKEEVLKSIDHIYGKSDSPIDFGQVAFFTAVNTIMRMLWGGTLEAEKGTDLGAELRNVVAEMVELLGKGNISDFFPWLAKFDVQGIARRAKQVLSVTEKILNSAIEKQMSEAAEQDGGLSLKHERKGFLQFLLELNEHGDDAESLTLQQIKALLTDIMAGGTDTTATMMEWVMAELMQQPDDLKKVQEELKEVVGLKNLVEESHIPKLHYLDAVIKETSRLHPALPLLAPHCPSQSTTIGGFKIPKGSSVFLNVWAIHRDPNVWDNPLEFRPKRFLNDPPTNNIHYNGNKLEYLPFGSGRRMCPGIPLAERMMIYVLASFLHSFEWRLPNDAKLDLQDKFGIVTKKMTPLVVIPTPRLSKLELYT comes from the exons ATGTGGTCACCATGGTGGGATGCTAGCAATATTGAGAAAGATGGCCATCTCATGATGACCAGAGCAATATTTCTCACCATTTCAGCCATGGCGGTTGCTCTGTTCTGGTTCATGTGGAACTGGAAAAGCTCAAAAAACCCAACACCTCCATTGCCATCAGGTCCTCGTGGCCTGCCATTTCTTGGGAGCCTTCCCTTTTTAGGGCCCAACCTTCACCGCGAATTCACAAACCTGGCAAGTGTTTATGGCCCTATCTACAAACTCCAACTCGGTAGCAAATTATGCTTTGTGCTCTCTTCACCATCACTTGTGAAACAAGTGGTTCGTGACCAAGACACCCTCTTTGCAAATCATGACCCTATAATTGCTGCACAGATTATCTCCTACGGAGGAACTGACATCGCCTTCGGATCCTACGGTCCAGATTGGAGGAGGTTGCGCAAGGTGTTTGTGAGCCACGTGATGAGCAAAGGCAACCTTGATGCTTGTTATGCTCTGAGAAAAGAGGAAGTTCTCAAGTCAATTGATCATATTTATGGCAAAAGTGACAGCCCAATTGATTTCGGGCAGGTTGCATTTTTTACAGCAGTCAACACAATCATGAGAATGTTGTGGGGTGGGACTCTGGAAGCAGAGAAGGGGACTGATCTTGGGGCAGAGTTAAGAAATGTGGTGGCTGAAATGGTGGAGTTGCTTGGGAAGGGAAATATTTCCGACTTTTTTCCTTGGCTTGCCAAGTTTGATGTGCAAGGAATTGCGAGGCGTGCGAAGCAGGTTCTATCTGTGACTGAAAAGATTCTCAACTCTGCCATTGAAAAGCAGATGAGTGAGGCAGCAGAGCAAGATGGGGGGCTATCGCTAAAGCATGAAAGGAAGGGCTTTCTGCAGTTCCTGTTGGAGCTTAATGAGCATGGAGATGATGCAGAATCGCTTACTTTGCAACAAATCAAGGCCCTGCTCACG GACATTATGGCTGGTGGTACTGACACCACAGCAACAATGATGGAATGGGTAATGGCTGAGCTGATGCAACAACCAGATGACCTGAAAAAAGTTCAAGAAGAATTGAAAGAAGTTGTGGGGTTGAAAAACTTGGTTGAAGAGTCTCATATACCCAAATTACATTATTTAGATGCTGTGATTAAGGAGACATCTAGATTGCACCCTGCTCTGCCTCTTCTGGCTCCCCATTGTCCAAGTCAATCCACCACCATTGGAGggttcaaaataccaaaaggttcaagtgtttttttaaatgtttgggCCATTCACAGAGACCCTAATGTTTGGGACAATCCCTTGGAATTTAGGCCCAAGAGGTTCCTCAATGATCCTCCCACCAACAACATTCATTACAATGGCAATAAGTTGGAATATCTTCCATTTGGTTCTGGGAGAAGAATGTGTCCTGGGATTCCCTTAGCAGAGAGGATGATGATCTATGTGTTGGCTTCATTTTTGCATTCATTTGAGTGGAGGTTGCCCAATGATGCAAAGCTTGACCTTCAAGACAAATTTGGGATTGTGACAAAGAAAATGACTCCATTAGTTGTCATTCCAACACCCAGGTTATCTAAATTGGAGCTCTATACTTAG
- the LOC18777493 gene encoding primary amine oxidase codes for MDTRSFLRFFFLTLCIAVALLFTWAHLPYGPPYASDLLDCSTNSAWCSSKNRLQSKPPSPTRRLRDHASDTPHHPLDPLTLPEITAVRSILSSHALFASSSSHALHSVDLQEPDKSLVLRWHHGDPLFPRKATVVARVDDMSHVLTVDLTTREVTVEDTASHSGYPTMTLEEMTAATWVPLMNADFNRTIVQRGVDLTDLACLPLSTGWYGKVEEKRRLIKVQCYSTKDTVNFYMRPIEGLTVLVDLDTKQVLEISDKGGSIPIPKAANTDYRYSAQKPNQVLKLLKPISIEQPNGRSFTVEDDHLVKWANWEFHLKPDARAGVIVSQAKVRDPNTGEFRDVMYKGFTSELFVPYMDPTDAWYFKTYMDAGEYGFGLQAMSLDPLNDCPRNAYYMDGVFAAADGTPYVRSNMVCVFESYAGDIAWRHTECPITGMQIREVRPKVTLVVRMAASVANYDYIIDWEFQTDGLIRVKVGLSGILMVKGTSYENVNQVSSPENLHGTLLSENVIGVIHDHYVTFYLDMDVDGSDNSFLKVNLRREQNSPNESPRKSYLKATKTVAKTEKDAQVKLKLYDPSEFHVINPTKRTRVGNPVGYKLVPGGTAASLLDLDDPPQKRGAFTNNQIWVTPYNRSEQWAGGLLVCQSQGEDTLAVWSDRDRPIENKDIVLWYTLGFHHIPCQEDFPIMPTVSSSFDLKPVNFFESNPILRTPPNVETDLPVCVAAASA; via the exons ATGGACACCAGAAGCTTTCTGcgtttcttctttctcaccCTCTGCATAGCCGTAGCCCTCCTCTTCACCTGGGCCCACCTCCCTTACGGGCCACCCTACGCCTCCGACCTCCTCGACTGCTCCACCAACTCGGCCTGGTGCTCCTCCAAAAACCGCCTCCAGTCCAAACCCCCCAGCCCCACACGCCGCCTCCGCGACCACGCCTCCGACACCCCCCACCACCCTCTCGACCCCCTCACTCTCCCAGAGATCACCGCCGTCCGCTCCATCCTCTCCTCCCATGCGCTCTtcgcctcctcctcctcccacGCGCTCCATTCCGTCGACCTCCAAGAGCCCGACAAGTCCCTCGTGCTCCGCTGGCACCACGGCGACCCTCTCTTTCCTAGAAAGGCCACCGTCGTCGCGCGTGTGGATGACATGTCGCACGTTCTCACCGTTGACTTGACTACCCGCGAGGTGACCGTGGAGGACACCGCCTCCCACTCCGGTTACCCCACGATGACGCTGGAGGAGATGACCGCGGCCACGTGGGTCCCGCTCATGAACGCGGATTTCAACCGCACGATCGTCCAGCGCGGGGTTGATCTGACGGATCTGGCTTGCCTGCCGCTTTCCACGGGGTGGTACGGCAAGGTGGAGGAGAAAAGGAGGTTGATTAAGGTGCAGTGCTACTCCACCAAGGATACTGTGAACTTCTACATGAGGCCAATCGAAGGATTGACTGTGCTTGTTGACTTGGACACCAAACAAGTGTTGGAGATTTCGGATAAGGGCGGGAGCATCCCCATACCAAAGGCTGCCAACACAGACTATAGGTACTCGGCCCAGAAGCCCAATCAAGTTCTCAAGCTGCTGAAGCCCATATCCATAGAGCAGCCCAATGGGCGGAGTTTTACTGTGGAGGATGATCACTTGGTCAAATGGGCAAATTGGGAATTTCACTTGAAACCCGATGCCCGGGCGGGTGTGATCGTGTCTCAGGCTAAAGTCCGTGACCCGAATACCGGGGAATTTAGGGATGTGATGTACAAAGGGTTTACGTCGGAATTGTTCGTGCCTTACATGGACCCCACTGATGCATGGTACTTCAAGACTTATATGGATGCAGGCGAATATGGGTTCGGATTGCAGGCCATGTCTCTTGACCCGCTTAATGATTGCCCACGCAATGCCTATTATATGGATGGTGTGTTTGCAGCAGCTGATGGAACACCGTACGTCCGATCAAACATGGTTTGTGTGTTTGAGAGCTATGCGGGTGATATCGCGTGGCGGCACACAGAATGTCCGATAACGGGTATGCAG ATTAGAGAAGTAAGGCCAAAGGTGACTTTAGTGGTCAGAATGGCAGCATCAGTGGCTAACTATGACTATATCATCGACTGGGAGTTTCAAACAGATGGCCTAATCAGAGTCAAG GTTGGACTGAGTGGGATTTTGATGGTGAAAGGCACCTCCTATGAGAATGTGAACCAAGTGTCTAGCCCAGAGAATCTCCACGGAACACTCTTGTCAGAAAACGTTATTGGCGTTATTCATGACCATTACGTCACATTTTATCTTGATATGGACGTGGACGGCTCAGATAACTCCTTTCTGAAAGTAAATCTCCGAAGGGAGCAAAACTCTCCAAATGAGTCACCAAGGAAAAGCTACTTGAAAGCTACTAAAACCGTggccaaaacagaaaaagatgCACAAGTTAAGCTAAAACTCTATGACCCATCCGAATTCCATGTGATCAACCCAACAAAAAGGACCCGGGTCGGAAACCCAGTCGGGTATAAATTGGTCCCTGGTGGCACTGCTGCTAGCTTGCTTGATCTAGATGACCCTCCCCAAAAGAGAGGTGCTTTTACAAACAATCAAATTTGGGTTACCCCATACAATAGGAGTGAGCAATGGGCTGGTGGGCTGCTCGTTTGCCAAAGTCAGGGTGAAGATACCCTAGCCGTCTGGTCCGACAG ggACCGGCCAATCGAGAACAAGGATATTGTTCTCTGGTACACATTAGGGTTTCATCACATACCATGTCAAGAAGACTTCCCTATAATGCCGACGGTGTCGTCTAGCTTTGACCTAAAGCCTGTGAATTTCTTTGAGAGCAACCCCATACTTCGAACTCCACCTAATGTTGAGACAGATCTGCCTGTTTGCGTCGCTGCTGCTTCAGCTTAA